A DNA window from Vicinamibacterales bacterium contains the following coding sequences:
- a CDS encoding chlorite dismutase family protein — MDKGRARVEPPDLSEKGGLRDGVPQRSDDRLFMQVLAFGGCRDAVAIGPHLQAARVEAVVYEDLNDPHGVAVLALTRDPATLVDDLRRVLGSGPCAGLTLKPDYTMLGRTYAIGYEPDLRETLIERPRRTVLNPDWRWAIWYPLRRSGRFAQLDEQEQRKILAEHGAIGMAFGAGDLAHDVRLACHGLDRDDNDFVIGLVGKDLFPLSAVVQSMRRTQQTSLYLDRLGPFFVGRALWQSPL; from the coding sequence ATGGACAAGGGACGGGCTCGCGTCGAGCCGCCGGATCTCAGTGAAAAGGGCGGACTCAGGGACGGCGTGCCGCAGCGTTCGGACGATCGTCTCTTCATGCAGGTGCTGGCCTTCGGCGGTTGTCGGGACGCGGTGGCCATCGGGCCTCATCTCCAGGCCGCGCGGGTCGAAGCCGTGGTCTACGAAGACCTCAACGATCCGCACGGCGTCGCTGTTCTGGCGCTGACGCGCGATCCGGCGACGCTGGTCGATGACCTGCGGCGGGTGCTCGGGAGCGGCCCGTGCGCCGGACTGACGCTCAAGCCCGATTACACGATGCTCGGGCGCACCTACGCGATTGGCTACGAGCCCGATCTGCGCGAGACGCTCATCGAGCGGCCGCGCCGTACGGTCCTCAATCCCGACTGGCGATGGGCGATTTGGTACCCGCTCCGGCGGAGCGGCCGTTTCGCGCAGCTCGACGAACAGGAGCAGCGGAAGATCCTGGCCGAACACGGGGCTATTGGCATGGCCTTCGGCGCCGGCGACCTCGCTCATGACGTCCGGCTAGCCTGTCACGGGCTCGACCGCGACGACAATGATTTCGTGATCGGCCTGGTCGGCAAGGATCTGTTCCCGCTCTCCGCCGTCGTGCAGTCGATGCGCAGGACGCAGCAGACCTCGTTGTATCTCGACCGCCTGGGCCCGTTCTTCGTTGGCCGGGCCCTCTGGCAGTCGCCGTTGTAG
- a CDS encoding ROK family protein, with product MRIGVDFGGTKIEAIAIDANGVERARRRVDTPRGDYAASLEAVAALVAAVEADAGARGSVGVGIPGAVSPATGVIKNANSTWLIGHPLHRDLSRAIGREVRVANDANCFALSEAADGAAAGVGVVFGVILGTGVGGGVVVNGAVLSGANAIAGEWGHNALPWPDAAEWPGPPCYCGRRGCIEVFLCGHGLQMAYGGTDLANARAIADAAAGGHAGAVAALTLYVRRLAKALATVVNLLDPDVIVLGGGLSNIDGLYARVPEEWRRWIFSDRVDTRLVRNRHGDSSGVRGAAWLWPV from the coding sequence ATGCGAATCGGCGTCGATTTCGGCGGGACGAAGATCGAGGCGATCGCGATCGACGCGAACGGCGTCGAACGCGCCCGACGCCGTGTCGACACGCCCCGCGGCGACTATGCCGCCAGCCTCGAGGCCGTCGCGGCGCTGGTCGCCGCCGTCGAGGCAGACGCCGGCGCCCGCGGCAGTGTCGGGGTCGGCATCCCGGGCGCCGTCTCTCCCGCGACGGGCGTCATCAAGAACGCCAACTCGACCTGGCTGATCGGCCATCCGCTGCACCGCGATCTGTCGCGCGCCATCGGCCGCGAGGTGCGGGTCGCCAACGACGCCAATTGCTTCGCGCTCTCAGAGGCCGCGGACGGCGCGGCGGCGGGCGTCGGCGTCGTCTTCGGCGTCATTCTCGGCACCGGGGTCGGAGGGGGAGTCGTCGTCAACGGCGCCGTGCTGAGCGGTGCCAACGCGATCGCCGGCGAGTGGGGGCACAACGCGCTGCCCTGGCCCGACGCCGCGGAATGGCCCGGACCGCCGTGCTACTGCGGCCGCCGCGGCTGCATCGAAGTGTTTCTCTGCGGGCACGGGCTGCAGATGGCGTACGGGGGAACGGATCTGGCGAACGCGCGGGCGATCGCCGACGCCGCGGCCGGCGGACACGCGGGCGCCGTCGCGGCGCTGACGCTGTACGTGCGGCGCCTGGCCAAGGCGCTCGCCACCGTCGTCAACCTGCTCGATCCCGACGTGATCGTGCTCGGCGGCGGCCTCTCGAACATCGACGGCCTCTATGCGCGCGTGCCGGAGGAGTGGCGGCGCTGGATCTTCTCGGATCGGGTCGACACACGTCTGGTGCGCAACCGGCACGGTGACTCGAGCGGCGTGCGCGGGGCGGCGTGGCTGTGGCCGGTGTAA
- a CDS encoding HAD-IA family hydrolase, with protein sequence MGDGDPDAVVHAVFFDLDDTLFDHRSSARAALADVHRRHAPAVDFTRFEDYHSQHLEALHAEVLAGHLSIDDARRERFRRVFAAVGIAVDADAVGRIAAAYRAGYVAARRVVEGAAALLEAVRPHARIAIVSNNLLDEQRDKLHFCGLAALVDELVVSEDVGVSKPDPGIFDAALGRLGVSAPHTVMFGDSWAADIVGAARAGIRAVWFNPEGRPRPAEPPDITEVRALRPTDDLVRVLLGAPLPTR encoded by the coding sequence ATGGGTGACGGAGATCCCGACGCGGTGGTCCACGCCGTCTTCTTCGATCTCGACGACACGCTCTTCGACCACCGCAGCTCGGCTCGCGCGGCGCTCGCGGACGTGCACCGCCGTCATGCTCCAGCGGTCGATTTCACGCGCTTCGAGGACTATCACTCGCAGCACCTCGAGGCGCTGCACGCGGAGGTGCTGGCCGGCCACCTCTCGATCGACGACGCGCGACGCGAGCGGTTCCGTCGCGTCTTCGCGGCGGTCGGGATCGCCGTGGACGCCGACGCCGTCGGGCGGATCGCCGCCGCCTACCGCGCCGGCTACGTCGCGGCGCGGCGGGTGGTCGAGGGGGCCGCGGCGCTCCTCGAAGCGGTGCGGCCGCACGCGCGCATTGCGATCGTCTCGAACAACCTGCTCGACGAACAGCGCGACAAGCTGCACTTCTGCGGCCTGGCGGCGCTCGTCGACGAGCTGGTCGTCTCGGAGGACGTCGGCGTCTCCAAACCCGATCCCGGCATCTTCGACGCGGCGCTCGGGCGGCTGGGCGTGTCGGCGCCGCACACCGTGATGTTCGGCGACTCCTGGGCCGCTGACATCGTCGGTGCCGCGCGCGCCGGCATCCGGGCCGTCTGGTTCAATCCCGAAGGGCGGCCACGCCCCGCGGAGCCGCCGGACATCACCGAAGTGCGGGCGCTGAGGCCGACCGACGACCTCGTCCGCGTGCTGCTCGGCGCGCCGCTGCCGACGCGCTGA
- the ytxJ gene encoding bacillithiol system redox-active protein YtxJ: MKTPTPIRDVEALEAAIAESRQRPVLLFKHSRYCGVSCEALDELHTHIESASAAASYRMITVQTDRPVSDAAAQRLGVRHETPQAILLRDGKPVWNASHFRITAAQLDQALSQ, translated from the coding sequence ATGAAGACCCCCACGCCGATTCGGGACGTCGAAGCGCTCGAGGCGGCCATCGCTGAGTCGCGTCAACGGCCGGTGCTCCTGTTCAAGCACAGCCGATACTGCGGCGTCAGTTGCGAAGCCCTCGACGAGCTTCACACGCACATCGAATCGGCCAGCGCCGCGGCGTCCTACAGGATGATCACGGTCCAGACCGATCGGCCGGTTTCCGATGCGGCGGCGCAGCGCTTGGGCGTCCGCCATGAAACACCGCAGGCCATCCTGCTCCGGGACGGCAAGCCCGTCTGGAACGCGTCGCATTTCCGGATCACCGCCGCGCAGCTCGACCAGGCCCTCTCGCAGTAA